One Arthrobacter sp. StoSoilB20 DNA segment encodes these proteins:
- a CDS encoding NUDIX hydrolase family protein has product MSVRTPDPYPGWLSDEDLFEARGRLPMVYVEAVPVRLDPLGYVNEVGTLLQGDADGNMVRYLVSGRVLYRETIRAALLRHMEKDLGPLAFPQLPISPVPFTVAEYFPAPSQTGFTDDRQHAVSLAYIIPVTGECEPRQDALELTWMTPQEVLGENVQQEFDGGRGNLVRQALAFSGIVL; this is encoded by the coding sequence ATGAGCGTACGTACACCCGACCCGTATCCAGGCTGGCTTTCAGATGAAGACCTCTTCGAAGCCCGCGGCCGACTCCCCATGGTCTACGTGGAGGCTGTTCCGGTCAGGTTGGATCCGCTCGGTTATGTGAACGAGGTTGGCACGCTTCTCCAGGGCGACGCCGACGGAAACATGGTCCGCTACCTCGTCTCCGGCCGCGTCCTCTACCGCGAGACCATCCGTGCCGCCCTCCTGCGCCACATGGAAAAGGACCTCGGCCCCCTCGCATTTCCGCAGTTGCCCATCAGCCCCGTTCCCTTCACGGTGGCCGAGTACTTCCCGGCCCCGTCGCAGACAGGCTTCACCGATGACCGCCAGCACGCTGTTTCGCTTGCCTACATCATCCCCGTAACCGGCGAATGCGAGCCGCGCCAGGACGCCCTGGAACTGACCTGGATGACGCCGCAGGAAGTGTTGGGCGAGAACGTCCAGCAGGAATTCGACGGCGGCCGCGGGAACCTCGTGCGCCAGGCGTTGGCTTTCTCGGGCATCGTTCTCTAG